A region from the Brachyspira hampsonii genome encodes:
- a CDS encoding HI0074 family nucleotidyltransferase substrate-binding subunit → MSLNLEALEKSVKALEKSINVYYCYKEDENKDLIETISSGIIQNFEIAYENSWKLIARWLDKNISADTSYKTTKKGLFRLAGEYFLIDDVDIWIKFHNARNNTSHRYSGVLSYEVLEYALKFPMYAQSLLKNLKERV, encoded by the coding sequence ATGTCTTTAAATCTCGAAGCATTAGAGAAATCAGTAAAAGCGTTAGAGAAATCTATAAATGTATATTACTGCTATAAAGAAGATGAAAATAAAGACTTGATAGAAACGATATCATCAGGAATAATACAAAATTTTGAAATAGCCTATGAGAACAGTTGGAAATTAATTGCTAGATGGCTTGATAAAAATATTTCAGCGGATACATCGTATAAAACTACGAAAAAAGGATTATTCAGGCTTGCAGGCGAGTATTTTTTGATAGATGATGTAGATATTTGGATAAAATTTCATAATGCAAGAAATAATACATCGCATAGATATTCTGGGGTTTTATCGTATGAAGTTTTAGAGTATGCATTAAAATTTCCAATGTATGCACAATCTCTTTTAAAAAATCTAAAGGAGAGAGTATAA
- a CDS encoding nucleotidyltransferase domain-containing protein: protein MIDEKLLYDMNNIFKSHKEIEKIILFGSRAENREKYNSDIDLSVIGDFDFLFCERLKEELSELETLLKFDVISHNDINNEELKNNIEKYGKIIYNRLN from the coding sequence ATGATAGATGAAAAACTTCTTTATGATATGAACAATATTTTTAAATCTCATAAAGAAATAGAAAAAATAATACTGTTTGGGTCTAGGGCAGAAAACAGAGAAAAATATAATTCGGATATAGATTTATCTGTGATAGGTGATTTTGATTTTCTTTTTTGCGAGCGTTTGAAGGAAGAGCTTTCAGAATTAGAAACTCTTTTAAAATTTGATGTAATAAGTCATAATGATATAAACAATGAAGAGCTAAAAAACAATATAGAAAAATATGGTAAAATAATTTATAATAGGCTTAATTAA
- a CDS encoding nucleotidyltransferase substrate binding protein: MQLNENIRWKQRFNNFSKAYKLLNSVFEERKIEELSILEQEGVIQRFEYTYELAWKTLKDYLEYNGNLNNIDITARNVFKEAYSAGIIKEQGIFIDMMLSRNLLSHTYDFARFKEIIIKIENDYLNVLEDLNNFFVNKL; the protein is encoded by the coding sequence ATGCAATTAAATGAAAATATACGCTGGAAACAAAGATTTAATAATTTTAGTAAGGCTTATAAATTATTAAATAGCGTATTTGAAGAAAGAAAAATAGAAGAATTATCAATATTAGAGCAGGAAGGCGTTATACAAAGATTTGAATATACCTATGAGCTTGCATGGAAAACATTAAAAGATTATTTAGAATATAACGGCAATTTAAATAATATAGATATTACAGCAAGAAATGTATTTAAAGAGGCATACTCTGCGGGTATAATAAAGGAACAGGGGATTTTTATAGATATGATGCTAAGCAGGAATTTACTTTCCCATACTTATGATTTTGCGAGATTTAAAGAAATCATAATAAAAATAGAAAATGATTATTTAAATGTTTTAGAAGATTTGAATAACTTTTTTGTAAATAAATTATAA
- a CDS encoding type I restriction-modification system subunit M yields the protein MSDDKDIKKELWAASDKLRGNIDASEYKHVILGLVFLKYISDKFEIRYNELVKEGFDMQDDADAYREKNIFYLPKESRFDYISSHARSDEIGAIIDEAMLKIEENNKKLKDILPKNYSRPELDKRRLGEIIDLFSNIKIVNKNKKDILGNVYEYFLSQFATAEGKRGGEFYTPSPIVKLLVEILEPYKGRVYDPCCGSGGMFVQSAKFLEAHSESVNSISVYGQESNPTTWKLCTMNIAIHAIDGNLGKKNADTFFEDLHSDLKADYILANPPFNMSDWGGDALKDDYRWKLGIPPNGNANYAWLSHIASKLSKKGKAGVVLANGSLSTQTSGEGVIRENMIKDDLIECIISLPTQLFISTQIPVSLWFLNKDKKQKGNVLFIDARNYGRMESRVQRVLDNEDIEAIAETVHNWQKGKGYKDIKGYCKSVTIDEIAKEDYILTTGRYVGLEEESNEEEDFNSKMKALTKELEECFKESRKLEKSIKDNLEEIGYAIK from the coding sequence ATGAGTGATGATAAAGATATAAAAAAAGAGCTATGGGCGGCTTCTGACAAATTAAGAGGCAATATAGATGCTTCAGAATATAAGCATGTAATACTTGGACTTGTATTTTTAAAATATATATCTGATAAATTCGAGATAAGATATAATGAGCTTGTGAAAGAAGGTTTTGATATGCAAGATGATGCAGATGCATATAGAGAAAAAAATATATTCTATTTGCCTAAAGAGTCAAGATTTGATTATATATCATCTCATGCCCGTTCTGATGAAATAGGTGCTATTATAGATGAGGCTATGCTTAAAATAGAAGAAAATAATAAAAAATTAAAAGACATACTGCCTAAAAATTACAGCCGTCCTGAACTTGATAAAAGAAGGCTAGGGGAGATAATAGATTTATTTTCTAATATAAAAATAGTGAATAAAAATAAAAAGGATATATTAGGAAATGTGTATGAATATTTTTTATCTCAATTTGCAACTGCAGAAGGAAAGAGAGGCGGAGAGTTCTATACTCCGTCGCCAATAGTTAAACTTTTAGTAGAAATATTAGAACCGTATAAAGGAAGAGTATATGATCCCTGCTGCGGAAGCGGAGGAATGTTTGTACAAAGTGCAAAGTTTTTAGAGGCACATTCTGAAAGTGTAAACAGCATATCAGTATACGGACAAGAAAGCAATCCTACAACTTGGAAACTTTGCACTATGAATATCGCTATACATGCCATAGACGGTAATTTGGGTAAAAAAAATGCTGATACTTTTTTTGAAGATTTACATAGTGATTTAAAAGCTGATTATATATTGGCTAATCCTCCTTTTAATATGTCAGATTGGGGAGGCGATGCTTTAAAAGATGATTATCGCTGGAAATTGGGTATTCCTCCTAATGGGAATGCAAATTATGCTTGGCTTTCTCATATTGCATCCAAATTATCAAAAAAAGGAAAAGCTGGGGTTGTACTTGCAAACGGCTCTCTTTCTACGCAAACATCAGGCGAGGGAGTAATAAGAGAGAATATGATAAAAGATGATTTAATAGAATGCATAATATCTCTTCCAACTCAATTATTTATATCTACTCAGATACCTGTTTCATTATGGTTTTTGAATAAGGATAAAAAACAGAAAGGAAATGTGCTTTTTATAGATGCAAGAAATTACGGCAGAATGGAAAGCAGAGTTCAAAGGGTATTGGATAATGAAGATATAGAAGCAATAGCAGAAACTGTTCATAATTGGCAGAAAGGCAAGGGATATAAAGATATAAAAGGATACTGCAAAAGTGTAACTATAGATGAAATAGCCAAAGAAGATTATATACTAACAACAGGACGATATGTAGGACTTGAAGAAGAAAGTAATGAAGAAGAAGATTTTAATTCTAAGATGAAAGCACTAACAAAAGAGCTTGAAGAATGTTTCAAAGAAAGCAGAAAACTAGAAAAGAGCATAAAGGATAATTTAGAGGAAATAGGGTATGCAATTAAATGA
- a CDS encoding LacI family DNA-binding transcriptional regulator, with product MATIREIAKLAGVSIGTVDRALNNRGRIDPEVEQKILDIAKSLNYKPDKIAKSLAIRKKKFKIAAVLNTYNNVFFEDVIKGIEIAGKEIEEFGMYVIIKRCKDFDADNQLELIDDAVKEGANAMAIVAINDNRVINKISELHNNNVPIVLLNSFINSNDCIAYVGCNYDLAGEIAASILNIISNGNHINLLVFSNNFNKMLGNKKRVDSLQNRLKTDYKNIYVQSVIEMEKDNNLNFNKSKDYLLKYSNTDVVICPGAETSKYVINAIKELGLYNKIKIITYDFSDVVKEGLLDRGIIASITQNPKEQGYRAIKVLFEYLLTKTIPDKRYTYIETQVIFRENLL from the coding sequence ATGGCTACCATAAGAGAAATAGCTAAACTCGCAGGCGTTTCAATAGGAACTGTTGACCGGGCTTTAAATAACAGAGGACGAATTGATCCTGAAGTTGAACAGAAAATACTTGATATTGCTAAGTCATTAAATTATAAACCAGATAAAATAGCCAAATCATTAGCCATTAGAAAAAAGAAATTTAAAATAGCTGCGGTACTTAATACTTACAATAATGTATTTTTTGAAGATGTTATAAAAGGCATAGAAATTGCCGGAAAAGAAATAGAAGAGTTTGGAATGTATGTTATTATAAAACGCTGTAAAGATTTCGATGCTGACAATCAATTAGAGCTTATAGATGATGCTGTTAAAGAAGGTGCTAATGCCATGGCAATAGTTGCTATAAACGACAATAGAGTTATAAATAAAATATCAGAGCTTCATAATAATAATGTTCCTATTGTGCTTTTAAACTCTTTCATAAATAGTAATGATTGTATAGCTTATGTTGGATGCAATTATGATTTAGCAGGAGAAATAGCTGCTTCTATTTTAAATATTATATCTAATGGAAACCATATTAATTTATTAGTGTTTTCCAATAACTTCAATAAAATGCTTGGAAATAAAAAACGTGTTGATAGTTTGCAAAACCGACTTAAAACAGACTATAAAAATATTTATGTTCAGTCTGTAATAGAAATGGAAAAAGACAATAATCTTAATTTTAATAAAAGTAAAGATTATTTATTAAAATATAGTAATACAGATGTTGTTATATGTCCCGGTGCCGAAACTAGTAAATATGTTATAAATGCCATTAAAGAATTAGGGCTATACAATAAAATAAAAATAATCACTTATGACTTTTCAGATGTTGTAAAAGAAGGGCTTTTAGACAGAGGTATTATAGCTTCAATAACACAAAATCCAAAAGAACAAGGATACAGAGCAATAAAAGTTTTATTTGAATATTTACTCACAAAAACTATACCAGATAAAAGATACACATATATAGAAACGCAAGTAATATTCAGAGAAAATTTATTATAG
- a CDS encoding ABC transporter ATP-binding protein has translation MTNDTREVKVKVSRLTKKFGDLLVLNDISFNVMKGEFLCIVGPTGCGKTTFLNSLTKLYKPTYGAIQIDGEHVDLKKHDIAYIFQEYSTMPWLKVEENIKFGLKIKKLPQDIINERADKVIKMVGLEKFRNFYPSELSASMLQRVVIARAFAVEPELLLMDEPYGQLDVSLRFKLEDELLNIWKTLGTTIIFITHNIEEAVYLGERVLVLTNKPTSIKKEIHIDLQHPRNIADPKFVEYREEITELIKWW, from the coding sequence ATGACAAATGATACTAGAGAAGTTAAAGTAAAAGTTTCTAGACTTACAAAAAAATTCGGTGATTTATTGGTTTTGAATGATATATCATTTAATGTTATGAAAGGTGAGTTTTTATGCATAGTAGGACCTACTGGATGCGGTAAAACTACATTCTTAAATAGTCTTACAAAATTATATAAACCCACTTATGGTGCTATACAAATAGACGGAGAACATGTAGATTTGAAAAAGCATGATATAGCATATATATTTCAGGAATATTCTACTATGCCTTGGCTTAAAGTAGAAGAAAATATCAAATTTGGATTAAAGATAAAAAAACTTCCTCAGGATATAATAAATGAAAGGGCTGATAAGGTTATAAAAATGGTAGGGCTTGAAAAGTTTAGAAATTTTTATCCGAGTGAACTTTCTGCTAGTATGCTTCAAAGGGTTGTTATAGCTAGAGCATTTGCGGTTGAACCAGAACTTCTTTTAATGGATGAGCCTTATGGGCAATTAGATGTATCTTTAAGATTTAAACTAGAAGATGAACTTTTAAATATATGGAAAACTTTAGGAACTACAATAATATTTATTACTCATAATATTGAAGAAGCTGTTTATTTGGGAGAAAGAGTTTTAGTATTGACTAATAAGCCGACTTCTATAAAAAAGGAAATACATATAGATTTGCAGCACCCAAGAAATATTGCTGACCCTAAATTCGTTGAATACAGAGAAGAGATAACCGAACTTATAAAATGGTGGTAA
- a CDS encoding ABC transporter ATP-binding protein, with translation MENKTIIKMNHVNKVFFSEHGYKEVIKDISLEVKENEFVVLFGPGQCGKTTLINLIAGLETSEDSDIVVNGKKVTAPHPERGVVYQTTALFPFLTVIENVEFGPRARGIAKKERREKAKYYIDLVGLNGFENSYPNQLSGGMRQRVGIARAYCNEPVVMLLDEPFGHLDAQTRYMMEEEIEKIWQKEKRTVVFVTNNIEEAVYLGDRIILLTNCPTVVKKEYIIDLPRPRKLTDPDFLKIRNEINDNMDITL, from the coding sequence ATGGAAAATAAAACTATTATAAAAATGAATCATGTAAATAAAGTATTTTTCAGTGAACATGGATATAAAGAAGTTATAAAAGATATCAGTCTTGAAGTTAAAGAAAATGAATTTGTGGTATTATTTGGACCGGGTCAATGCGGAAAAACTACATTAATAAATTTAATAGCAGGATTAGAAACATCTGAAGACTCTGACATAGTAGTTAATGGTAAAAAGGTAACAGCACCGCACCCTGAAAGAGGAGTTGTATATCAGACTACGGCTTTATTTCCATTTTTAACTGTTATTGAAAATGTGGAGTTCGGTCCTAGAGCAAGAGGCATAGCAAAAAAAGAAAGAAGAGAAAAAGCTAAATATTATATAGATCTAGTAGGGCTTAACGGATTTGAAAATAGTTATCCTAATCAATTATCAGGAGGTATGAGGCAGAGGGTAGGTATAGCTAGGGCTTACTGCAATGAACCTGTTGTAATGCTTCTTGATGAGCCTTTCGGACATTTGGATGCACAAACAAGGTATATGATGGAAGAAGAAATTGAAAAAATTTGGCAGAAAGAAAAAAGAACTGTTGTATTTGTTACTAATAATATTGAAGAGGCTGTATATTTAGGCGATAGAATAATACTTCTTACAAATTGTCCTACTGTTGTAAAAAAAGAATATATTATAGATTTACCAAGACCTAGAAAATTAACAGATCCTGATTTCTTAAAAATTAGAAATGAAATAAATGACAATATGGATATAACTTTATAA
- a CDS encoding ABC transporter permease — MKDKKRIKLSDFEKPIWAIISIAGFLIVWQLLTTYTPIKITTPKPLEVFKFLIWSINHNIGQQTILGHVLISIFRVLAGFAIGAVTGIILGISMGVNKYVRAVIRPFFEVFRQIPPIAWIPMAILWFGIGEVPKIFIIFIGTFVNVTLNAYAGSSQVNPTLIGAAKMLGSNDRDIFLHVILPASVPQIFNGMQVGFSVSWMGVLAAEMVSSFAGVGWVIIRGSDTANIPQVLAGMITIGIVGLLLSSLMRYIEKRLTIWNSTGI; from the coding sequence ATGAAAGATAAAAAAAGAATTAAATTATCTGATTTTGAGAAACCTATTTGGGCAATCATATCCATAGCAGGATTTTTGATAGTATGGCAATTATTAACAACTTATACCCCTATAAAAATAACTACACCTAAACCATTAGAAGTATTTAAATTTTTAATATGGAGTATAAATCATAATATAGGACAGCAGACTATATTAGGGCATGTACTAATAAGTATATTCAGAGTATTAGCAGGTTTTGCAATAGGTGCTGTAACAGGAATTATACTTGGTATATCTATGGGAGTAAATAAATATGTAAGGGCTGTAATAAGACCATTTTTTGAAGTATTCAGACAAATACCTCCTATAGCTTGGATACCTATGGCTATACTTTGGTTCGGAATAGGGGAGGTTCCAAAAATATTTATAATATTTATTGGTACTTTCGTCAATGTTACTTTAAACGCTTATGCAGGAAGTTCGCAGGTTAATCCTACTCTAATAGGTGCTGCTAAAATGCTTGGATCTAATGACAGAGATATATTTTTGCATGTTATACTTCCAGCTTCAGTACCTCAAATATTTAATGGTATGCAGGTAGGATTTTCAGTAAGTTGGATGGGTGTATTAGCGGCAGAAATGGTTAGTTCATTTGCAGGTGTAGGTTGGGTTATAATAAGAGGATCTGATACTGCAAATATACCTCAGGTTTTGGCTGGTATGATAACTATAGGTATAGTTGGTTTATTATTATCTTCTTTAATGAGATATATAGAAAAAAGATTAACTATTTGGAATTCTACAGGAATATAA
- a CDS encoding ABC transporter permease: MEENIIINPSLKEKEKIVIANKKRDRNKFFLISVISVVIFLIIWQLITDVFKLFPSYSLPSPYTVFKSFIYKLTNKAPDNGTLFQHILASLQVALTGYFLGAAIGIPLGICMAWFSKFNLVATPLFDLIRPIPTIAWIPMMILWFGIGLGAKSAIVFMSAFVPCVINTYSGIKATTQVHLWVAQTFGASRGQMLKEVAIPTALPYIFTGLRVSLGASWTSLCAAEMLAASRGLGFMIQLNRQLARADLIIVGMLTIGAVGAILSVGLGYLEKKFVKR, encoded by the coding sequence ATGGAAGAGAATATAATAATTAATCCATCACTTAAAGAAAAAGAAAAAATCGTCATAGCAAACAAAAAAAGAGATAGAAATAAATTTTTTCTTATATCTGTAATATCTGTTGTAATATTTCTTATAATATGGCAGTTAATAACAGATGTATTTAAATTATTTCCTTCATATTCTCTTCCAAGTCCTTATACAGTTTTTAAATCCTTTATTTACAAACTTACAAACAAAGCACCGGATAATGGTACATTATTCCAGCATATATTAGCATCTTTGCAAGTAGCATTAACAGGTTATTTTTTAGGTGCTGCTATAGGAATACCTCTAGGAATATGTATGGCTTGGTTTAGTAAATTTAATTTAGTAGCAACTCCTTTGTTCGATCTAATAAGACCAATACCTACTATAGCATGGATACCTATGATGATATTATGGTTTGGTATAGGATTAGGAGCAAAATCAGCAATAGTATTTATGTCTGCTTTTGTGCCTTGTGTTATTAATACATACAGCGGAATAAAAGCTACTACTCAGGTACATTTATGGGTTGCTCAGACTTTCGGAGCTTCAAGGGGACAAATGCTTAAAGAAGTTGCAATACCTACAGCTTTACCTTATATATTTACAGGACTTAGGGTATCATTGGGGGCTTCTTGGACTTCACTATGTGCTGCTGAAATGCTTGCTGCAAGCAGAGGTTTGGGATTTATGATACAGTTAAATAGACAGTTAGCCAGGGCTGATTTAATAATAGTTGGTATGCTCACAATAGGTGCAGTAGGTGCTATTCTATCAGTGGGATTAGGATATTTAGAGAAAAAATTTGTTAAGAGATGA
- a CDS encoding ABC transporter substrate-binding protein produces MKRTVKIITSLVLITCLFLLASCANKGSSSSNDAKTLKVAVMPFLNSVPIEYMINNKLDEKYGFKIETVYFPSGGPMNEALGAGLWEVGTLSAASVYSLANYNAHVVADIGHSEGGIEVLVNPDSDILTVKGVNKDFPEVYGDAATLKGKTIAVPTGTISHLNVIHWLRAINVDPNTVNIVHMEFPQAYQALKAKKIDAAALNPPTSFSAEADGMKIVSSLTTLNIPQFDSIIVSDEAFNNKKDTIVLYIKAFLEACDALQADTNMAAEELLNWYTKNGSSSTIEACQSEVATRPFVTTEEIKNIKIGDSVRVTADFFASQSLITEDKLPVVDKNVDTELLNKALN; encoded by the coding sequence ATGAAAAGAACAGTGAAAATTATTACTTCATTAGTTTTAATTACATGTTTATTTTTATTAGCTTCATGTGCTAATAAAGGCTCATCATCTTCTAATGATGCCAAAACATTGAAAGTGGCTGTAATGCCGTTTTTAAACTCTGTACCTATTGAGTATATGATAAATAATAAATTAGATGAAAAATATGGTTTTAAAATTGAAACTGTATATTTTCCATCAGGCGGACCTATGAACGAAGCATTAGGTGCCGGCTTATGGGAAGTTGGTACTTTAAGTGCTGCTTCTGTTTATTCTTTAGCTAATTATAATGCTCATGTTGTTGCTGATATAGGACACTCTGAAGGCGGAATAGAAGTATTAGTTAATCCAGACTCTGATATTTTAACTGTAAAAGGTGTTAATAAAGACTTTCCAGAAGTTTACGGAGATGCTGCTACACTAAAAGGAAAAACTATAGCTGTACCTACTGGAACAATATCACATTTGAATGTTATACATTGGCTAAGAGCTATAAATGTTGATCCTAATACAGTTAATATAGTTCATATGGAATTCCCTCAGGCATATCAGGCTTTAAAAGCAAAAAAAATAGATGCTGCAGCTTTAAATCCTCCTACTTCTTTTTCTGCTGAAGCTGACGGAATGAAAATAGTTTCAAGTTTAACTACATTAAATATACCTCAGTTTGACTCAATAATAGTATCAGATGAAGCATTTAATAATAAAAAAGATACTATAGTTTTATATATTAAAGCATTCTTAGAAGCATGCGATGCTTTGCAGGCAGATACTAATATGGCAGCAGAAGAATTATTAAATTGGTATACAAAAAATGGATCAAGCTCTACTATAGAAGCATGTCAGTCTGAAGTAGCTACTCGTCCTTTTGTTACTACAGAAGAAATTAAAAATATAAAAATAGGGGATTCTGTAAGAGTAACAGCTGACTTCTTTGCAAGCCAATCACTTATTACAGAAGATAAACTTCCTGTTGTTGATAAAAATGTGGATACTGAATTATTAAATAAAGCATTAAACTAA